A single region of the Pseudomonadota bacterium genome encodes:
- a CDS encoding efflux RND transporter periplasmic adaptor subunit, producing MKFYVFVARCLREVFPVFAALLFFAFSPAAVLADVAEKKMPPPPRVLVSRIVEQDISPVTEYVGHIEAIQAVDLRARVEGFLEKVAFAEGDMVSQGQLLYVIEQAPYQARLAAARARVAEARAEEARTGQHLERLRKAKPESIPATDLDNAEAAVLMAAAKRAEAEAQLAIAELDYSYTTVKAPIAGRIGRTAYTRGNLVGPASGALARIVQVDPIRVVYAVSENDLNAIMTALGDVDGGRGNRLLAPELRLADGVLVSAGRVAFVDNQIDAATGTIAVRAAFANGAGRLIPGQYVTAVIRASQPRLQPLVPQEAVMIDKSGAKVLVVDQANVVQSRPLRVGPAHGFFWVVESGLAAGELVVVQGLQKVRPGQTVLPEIREGQVR from the coding sequence ATGAAGTTTTATGTTTTCGTCGCTCGCTGCTTGCGGGAGGTTTTTCCGGTTTTTGCCGCGCTGCTGTTTTTTGCTTTCTCACCGGCAGCGGTGCTGGCGGATGTGGCCGAGAAGAAGATGCCCCCGCCCCCGAGGGTGTTGGTCAGCCGCATCGTGGAGCAGGATATCTCTCCGGTTACTGAATATGTCGGTCATATCGAGGCCATTCAGGCGGTTGACCTGCGGGCTCGGGTCGAGGGTTTTCTCGAAAAGGTGGCTTTTGCCGAAGGGGATATGGTCAGTCAGGGGCAGCTGCTTTATGTGATCGAACAGGCGCCCTATCAGGCCCGTCTGGCCGCGGCCCGGGCCCGGGTAGCGGAAGCCCGGGCCGAGGAGGCGCGGACCGGACAGCATCTGGAGCGTCTGCGCAAGGCGAAACCGGAAAGTATCCCCGCCACAGATCTGGATAATGCCGAAGCCGCCGTACTGATGGCCGCGGCCAAACGCGCCGAAGCCGAGGCCCAGCTTGCTATTGCCGAGCTTGATTACAGTTATACCACCGTCAAAGCTCCGATCGCCGGGCGTATCGGACGCACCGCCTATACCCGGGGAAATCTGGTCGGCCCCGCCTCGGGAGCCTTGGCCCGGATTGTTCAGGTTGATCCTATTCGCGTGGTTTACGCCGTCAGCGAGAACGACCTCAATGCGATCATGACGGCGCTCGGCGATGTCGACGGGGGGCGGGGTAATCGTTTGCTGGCTCCGGAACTGCGTCTGGCCGACGGCGTCCTGGTTAGTGCCGGTCGGGTCGCTTTCGTCGATAATCAGATTGATGCGGCGACCGGTACCATTGCCGTGCGCGCGGCTTTTGCCAACGGCGCCGGTCGTTTGATTCCGGGCCAGTATGTGACCGCCGTGATTCGCGCCAGTCAGCCCAGACTGCAGCCGCTGGTGCCCCAGGAAGCGGTCATGATCGATAAATCGGGGGCCAAGGTCCTGGTGGTCGACCAGGCCAATGTGGTCCAATCCCGGCCGCTGCGCGTTGGTCCGGCCCACGGTTTTTTCTGGGTGGTCGAGTCGGGGCTGGCGGCCGGTGAGCTGGTTGTGGTTCAGGGTCTCCAGAAGGTTCG
- a CDS encoding peptidase S58 family protein, with protein MRTIAFSEIDDIRVGHAEDLSAGTGCTVILCEKGATAGIDIRGGAPGTRESDLLDPVNLVEKIHAVLLAGGSAFGLDAAAGVMQYLEERAIGFDVQVTRVPIVCGAVLFDLTVGDHRIRPDKAMGYQACCNAARGTCPEGNVGAGTGATVGKILGPERAMKGGLGCHAVQLGELQIGALVAVNCLGDVIDPDTGRRLAGLLHEDRTQTADTEAVMIEAYGQCKNLFAGNTTIGVIATNAKLTKAQAGKLATMAQNGYARTMRPAHTMFDGDTIFTLAGGRVEADLSVLGLLAARIMEQAVLAAVRQARPLFGFKCAADLDGTQL; from the coding sequence ATGCGCACCATCGCTTTTTCCGAAATTGACGACATCAGAGTCGGGCATGCCGAAGATCTTAGCGCCGGTACGGGCTGCACCGTAATCCTCTGTGAAAAGGGGGCCACCGCCGGCATCGACATTCGGGGCGGAGCTCCGGGAACCCGGGAAAGCGACCTCCTCGATCCCGTCAACCTGGTCGAAAAGATTCACGCGGTGCTGCTCGCCGGCGGCAGCGCCTTCGGGCTTGACGCCGCCGCCGGGGTGATGCAGTATCTCGAAGAAAGGGCCATCGGCTTTGATGTTCAGGTGACCCGGGTGCCGATCGTCTGCGGGGCGGTGCTCTTCGATCTGACGGTCGGCGATCACCGTATCCGCCCGGACAAGGCGATGGGTTATCAAGCCTGCTGTAACGCCGCCCGCGGAACCTGCCCGGAAGGCAACGTCGGCGCCGGCACCGGGGCCACGGTCGGTAAGATTCTGGGTCCGGAACGGGCCATGAAAGGCGGTCTCGGCTGCCATGCCGTACAACTGGGAGAGCTGCAAATCGGCGCCCTGGTCGCGGTCAATTGTCTGGGTGACGTGATCGACCCCGACACCGGCAGACGGCTGGCCGGCCTGTTACATGAGGATCGCACCCAAACAGCCGACACCGAAGCCGTCATGATCGAAGCTTACGGCCAATGTAAAAATCTCTTTGCCGGCAACACCACCATCGGCGTCATCGCCACCAACGCCAAGTTGACCAAGGCCCAGGCCGGTAAGCTGGCCACCATGGCTCAGAATGGTTACGCGCGCACCATGCGCCCGGCCCATACCATGTTCGACGGCGACACCATCTTCACCCTGGCCGGAGGCCGGGTCGAGGCGGATTTAAGCGTTCTCGGCCTGCTCGCGGCCAGAATCATGGAACAGGCCGTGCTGGCCGCCGTGCGACAAGCTCGCCCCCTTTTTGGTTTCAAATGCGCGGCCGACCTGGACGGAACCCAGCTTTAG
- a CDS encoding sulfite exporter TauE/SafE family protein has translation MVSYLWLSVLSLALGAIGTLIGAGGGFVLVPVLLLLYPQESPQTITSISLAVVFCNALSGSLAYAWKRRIDYRSGLLFAAATIPGAVIGALTTDFFPRRLFNVVFGIIMIAAALYLAFFRETEPAPARTGGKQLTSRKVVESNGKIHVFSYNLNLGLWLSLFVGYLSSLLGIGGGIVHVPILVRLLNFPVHLATATSHFILAIMALAGTIVHMLTGSFSESGVQLTIFLGLGVMGGAQLGARLSDRMRGSWIIRGLATALAFVGLRILMLAWSS, from the coding sequence ATGGTGAGTTATCTCTGGCTCAGTGTCCTGAGCCTGGCCCTGGGCGCGATCGGCACCCTGATCGGCGCCGGCGGCGGCTTTGTGCTGGTCCCCGTGCTGCTGCTCCTCTACCCTCAGGAAAGCCCGCAAACCATAACCAGCATCTCGCTGGCCGTGGTTTTCTGCAACGCCCTGTCCGGCTCCCTGGCCTACGCCTGGAAAAGACGCATCGATTACAGATCCGGACTGCTGTTTGCTGCCGCGACGATCCCCGGCGCCGTTATCGGGGCCCTGACCACCGATTTCTTCCCCCGCCGGCTGTTCAACGTCGTTTTTGGCATTATAATGATCGCGGCGGCGCTCTACCTTGCTTTTTTCCGTGAAACCGAGCCCGCCCCCGCCCGGACTGGCGGCAAACAGCTCACGTCCAGAAAGGTGGTTGAAAGTAACGGCAAGATCCATGTTTTTTCTTATAATCTGAATCTCGGACTGTGGCTGAGCCTGTTCGTCGGCTACCTTTCAAGCCTGCTCGGCATCGGCGGCGGGATTGTCCATGTTCCGATCCTGGTGCGCCTGCTGAACTTTCCCGTCCATCTGGCGACGGCAACCTCGCATTTCATTCTGGCGATCATGGCCCTGGCCGGCACCATCGTCCATATGCTTACCGGTTCATTTTCAGAAAGCGGAGTACAGCTGACGATTTTTCTCGGGCTGGGGGTTATGGGGGGCGCACAACTCGGCGCCCGGCTTTCCGATCGCATGCGGGGCAGCTGGATCATTCGCGGCCTGGCGACCGCGCTGGCCTTTGTCGGACTTCGCATTCTGATGCTGGCCTGGTCTTCGTGA
- a CDS encoding pyridoxamine 5'-phosphate oxidase family protein: MAKLPEIVNEAWKNREERIIFTTVDKQGQPNAVYITCSARYGEDLIVIADNYFDKTKKNILAGSRGSVLFITKEGKAYQAKGSIQYLREGEIFDDMKTWNPTKHPGHAAAALKVEEIYCGAEKVF; encoded by the coding sequence ATGGCCAAGTTACCAGAAATCGTCAATGAAGCCTGGAAAAATCGTGAAGAGCGCATCATATTCACAACCGTCGACAAGCAGGGCCAGCCCAATGCCGTCTATATCACCTGCTCGGCCAGATATGGTGAAGACCTGATTGTGATTGCCGACAATTATTTTGACAAGACCAAGAAGAATATCCTGGCCGGCAGCCGGGGCTCGGTGCTGTTTATCACCAAGGAAGGCAAAGCCTATCAGGCCAAGGGGTCGATTCAGTATCTGCGCGAGGGCGAGATCTTCGATGACATGAAAACCTGGAATCCGACTAAACATCCCGGCCATGCCGCCGCCGCTTTGAAGGTGGAAGAGATCTATTGCGGAGCGGAAAAGGTCTTTTGA
- a CDS encoding PaaI family thioesterase produces the protein MPASSFNPDYADEIIEIVNRSPFPRHLGMRLIRLETDRVTVELDLDHCHLQPYGIAHGGVLSTLIDTATFWAVFPRIPAADGLVNIDLKLNYLQAVKNGRLRAEGYALRSGKSISYAEARVFNEQQELITHGTSTLKVMPGKGLRTKNPKFVAS, from the coding sequence ATGCCCGCTTCGAGCTTCAATCCCGACTACGCCGACGAGATCATCGAGATCGTCAACCGCAGTCCGTTTCCCCGCCACCTGGGCATGCGCCTGATCCGGCTGGAAACGGACCGGGTGACCGTCGAGCTCGACCTGGACCACTGTCATCTGCAACCCTACGGCATTGCCCACGGCGGCGTACTCTCAACCCTGATTGACACGGCCACCTTCTGGGCCGTCTTTCCGCGGATTCCAGCGGCCGACGGTCTGGTCAATATCGATCTCAAGCTCAATTATCTGCAGGCGGTTAAAAACGGGCGGCTGCGCGCCGAAGGTTATGCTCTCCGGTCGGGGAAATCAATCAGCTACGCCGAGGCCCGGGTTTTCAACGAGCAGCAGGAACTGATCACTCACGGCACCTCGACCTTAAAGGTTATGCCCGGCAAAGGCCTGCGGACAAAAAATCCGAAATTCGTCGCAAGCTAA
- a CDS encoding GNAT family N-acetyltransferase, with amino-acid sequence MFDKITLEQGYRTGAIGQIAALHAEYYHAPWQFGLYFEAQVATGLGRFLRRYQEDRDGLWLVRENHRIKGSLAIDALGADTRDGAHLRWFIVEASLRGRGLGQKLLNQAIGFCRERNYRKIYLWTFAGLDPARHLYEKAGFVLSRQQSGDRSGPEIP; translated from the coding sequence ATGTTCGACAAAATCACGCTCGAACAAGGCTACCGAACCGGCGCCATCGGCCAAATCGCGGCCCTGCATGCCGAATATTACCATGCCCCCTGGCAATTCGGCTTGTATTTTGAAGCCCAAGTAGCCACCGGGCTCGGCAGGTTCTTGCGGCGCTACCAAGAGGACCGGGACGGCCTCTGGCTGGTTCGCGAAAACCATCGCATCAAAGGGTCGCTGGCGATTGACGCGCTCGGGGCCGACACCCGGGACGGCGCGCATTTGCGCTGGTTTATCGTCGAGGCCAGCTTGCGGGGCCGGGGGCTGGGCCAAAAACTGCTTAACCAGGCGATAGGTTTCTGCCGGGAACGAAATTATCGAAAAATCTATCTCTGGACCTTTGCCGGTCTTGACCCGGCCCGGCATCTTTATGAAAAAGCGGGCTTTGTGCTGAGCCGGCAGCAATCCGGAGACCGCAGCGGGCCTGAAATACCGTAA
- the priA gene encoding primosomal protein N' encodes MNQVSSFSATVSALPLYAQVVFNLPLSVEFTYLVADPFLVARLEVGKRVLASFRKRLTSGYLLGWSSVCPPLREEVTLLPLEAVIDEKPLFGRFHLDFYRRAAEYYQTPLGEALFALLPGGLQYRSRRVVGLGDKGLSAVLPRSPVLAAMIMVLREHGPLPVEELADRLALPPDRFMARLSAWSRQGWLCCRQELLPPRVREQFELIYEIVDRSALLNALAVSRMASEKTRQLQAFIEAGGYFSRRRFLAAFAGSAALLRRWQEQGWLQATPVPRLRSLAINDSAPPRSPPGQVVLTPAQAAILEAIRREREHNVFAPFLLHGVTGSGKTEIYIKLIAEVLSRGQDALYLVPEIALTIELVDRLVHEFGPLVAILHSGLTEGERYDQWRQIMAGRARIVVGARSAVFAPLARLGLIVVDEEHEPSYKQESGFAYNGRDLALLRGQMAGCCVVLGSATPALGTYYNARAGRYRLLSLPQRLDDKPLPAVEIVDLNQERAALFTWDGFSPRLLERMAAVFARGRQVMLFLNKRGFSRTLYCLGCGYMPECRLCSVHQTFHKSLNLLVCHYCGGQQPPPEVCPRCGGNRFFPLGLGIQKLEESLRRYFPKQRVLRLDRDATRRKGELGRILEEFRQGQAAVLLGTQMLAKGHNFPLVDLVGVIFADLSLELPEYTAPERTFQLLAQVSGRAGRGRDESSGEVIIQTLQPEHYSVVAAAAHDYSAFYERELRDRRELAFPPFSSLANLKASGPEQDRVRAFLQEAKSMGQEMLSAAGERGIFLMGPVPSAIVKIQNRYRWNLLVKGQKRPQLHHFLRHWRSRLSSAPTLTWRLDIDPLSFF; translated from the coding sequence TTGAACCAGGTCTCATCTTTCAGCGCGACGGTTTCCGCTCTGCCCCTGTATGCCCAGGTGGTTTTCAATCTGCCCCTGAGCGTGGAGTTTACCTATCTGGTTGCCGATCCGTTTCTGGTCGCCCGCCTGGAGGTTGGTAAACGAGTGCTGGCGTCTTTTCGCAAACGGCTGACCAGTGGTTATCTTCTGGGCTGGAGTTCGGTTTGTCCGCCCCTGCGGGAGGAGGTCACGCTGTTGCCTCTGGAGGCCGTCATTGATGAAAAGCCTCTTTTTGGGCGCTTTCACCTCGATTTTTATCGGCGGGCGGCCGAGTATTATCAGACCCCTCTGGGGGAGGCGCTGTTTGCTCTGTTGCCCGGGGGGCTGCAGTATCGTTCCCGGCGGGTGGTCGGTTTGGGGGACAAAGGTCTGAGTGCTGTTCTTCCCCGTTCCCCGGTGCTGGCCGCGATGATCATGGTGTTGCGTGAACACGGCCCGTTGCCGGTCGAGGAACTGGCCGACAGGTTGGCCTTGCCGCCGGACCGTTTCATGGCTCGACTTTCAGCCTGGAGTCGTCAGGGCTGGCTTTGCTGCCGGCAGGAGTTGCTTCCACCCCGGGTTCGGGAGCAGTTTGAATTGATTTATGAGATTGTCGATCGGTCGGCCCTGTTAAACGCGCTGGCCGTCTCCCGCATGGCTTCGGAAAAAACCCGGCAGCTTCAGGCCTTTATCGAGGCCGGGGGCTATTTCAGTCGTCGCCGTTTTCTGGCCGCCTTTGCCGGCAGCGCGGCCCTGCTGCGGCGCTGGCAGGAGCAGGGCTGGCTGCAGGCGACGCCGGTGCCCAGGCTCCGTTCCCTGGCTATCAACGACAGCGCGCCCCCGCGATCCCCGCCGGGCCAGGTGGTCCTGACCCCGGCCCAGGCGGCGATTCTGGAAGCCATTCGCCGGGAAAGGGAGCACAATGTTTTCGCCCCCTTTCTCCTGCACGGGGTAACCGGCAGCGGCAAGACCGAAATCTATATCAAGTTGATCGCCGAGGTTCTGAGTCGGGGGCAGGATGCGCTTTATCTGGTGCCGGAAATCGCTTTGACGATTGAACTGGTGGACCGTCTCGTACATGAATTTGGCCCCCTGGTGGCGATTCTGCACAGCGGGCTGACAGAGGGCGAGCGCTATGATCAGTGGCGGCAGATCATGGCCGGAAGAGCCCGAATCGTGGTTGGGGCCCGCTCGGCGGTCTTTGCCCCGCTGGCCCGTCTGGGTTTGATTGTTGTCGACGAAGAACACGAACCTTCCTATAAACAGGAGTCCGGTTTCGCCTATAATGGTCGGGATCTGGCCCTGCTTCGGGGCCAGATGGCGGGTTGCTGTGTGGTGCTGGGCTCAGCCACTCCGGCCCTAGGTACCTATTACAACGCGCGCGCCGGTCGTTATCGTCTCCTGAGTCTGCCGCAGCGCCTTGATGACAAGCCACTGCCGGCGGTGGAAATCGTCGATCTCAACCAGGAGCGTGCCGCGCTGTTTACCTGGGATGGTTTCAGTCCCAGGCTTTTGGAGCGCATGGCGGCGGTTTTTGCCCGGGGTCGCCAGGTGATGCTCTTTCTCAATAAACGTGGTTTTTCGCGCACCCTCTACTGTCTGGGCTGCGGCTACATGCCCGAGTGCCGTCTTTGTTCGGTGCATCAAACCTTTCATAAAAGCCTGAATCTGCTGGTCTGTCACTACTGCGGCGGCCAGCAGCCGCCGCCCGAGGTCTGTCCGCGCTGCGGAGGGAATCGTTTTTTTCCTCTGGGCCTTGGCATTCAGAAACTTGAAGAAAGTCTGCGGCGCTATTTCCCAAAACAGCGGGTGCTGCGCCTGGATCGGGATGCGACCCGGCGCAAGGGTGAGCTGGGTCGGATTCTCGAAGAATTCCGGCAGGGGCAGGCCGCGGTTCTGCTGGGAACCCAGATGCTGGCCAAGGGACATAATTTCCCGCTGGTTGATCTGGTCGGAGTGATTTTTGCCGATCTCTCGCTGGAATTGCCTGAATATACGGCCCCGGAGAGAACCTTTCAGCTTCTGGCCCAGGTTTCCGGCCGGGCCGGCCGCGGGCGGGATGAATCCAGTGGCGAGGTGATCATCCAGACCCTGCAGCCGGAACATTACAGCGTGGTCGCCGCCGCCGCGCATGACTATTCGGCGTTCTATGAACGGGAGCTCAGGGATCGCCGGGAACTAGCCTTCCCCCCCTTTTCCAGTCTGGCCAATCTGAAAGCCTCCGGCCCCGAACAGGACCGGGTGCGCGCATTTCTGCAGGAGGCCAAGAGTATGGGACAGGAGATGCTGAGCGCGGCCGGAGAGAGAGGCATCTTTTTAATGGGACCGGTGCCTTCGGCGATCGTCAAGATTCAGAATCGCTATCGCTGGAACCTGCTCGTTAAGGGGCAGAAACGTCCGCAGCTGCATCACTTTCTGCGTCATTGGCGATCACGGCTGAGTTCCGCGCCGACCCTGACCTGGCGACTGGATATTGATCCGTTGTCGTTTTTCTGA